One part of the Halopenitus persicus genome encodes these proteins:
- the truA gene encoding tRNA pseudouridine(38-40) synthase TruA produces MRAFRIAYDGRPFSGFQRQPDVPTVEDVLFDALDDLGVADLPRGPSGRRPRPTGYAAAGRTDAGVSAAAQTIAFEAPDWLTPRAFNGQLPKQVRVWAAADVPDGFHATHDATRRTYRYHLYAPTDPGLTGDGSTGAGVASEPPAVAPLVDDDRVRTALARLAGEHDFHNLTPDETGTVRTVATKADRDGDLLVIEVSADGFPREFVRRLVTLVRAIGTGDAPISRIDRLLAPEPASGPDGIGPAPPTPLVLWDVEYAPRDAPDAVDRTEGPITFESDPEAVASACTAFGEEHTNARHAAAATDALRRRVGSGASSVRRS; encoded by the coding sequence GTGCGCGCGTTTCGCATCGCCTACGACGGTCGGCCCTTCTCCGGCTTCCAGCGACAGCCCGACGTGCCCACCGTCGAGGACGTGCTCTTCGATGCGCTCGATGACCTCGGCGTCGCCGACCTCCCGCGCGGTCCGTCGGGCCGCCGCCCACGTCCGACGGGCTACGCCGCTGCGGGTCGAACCGACGCCGGAGTGTCCGCGGCCGCCCAGACGATCGCCTTCGAGGCTCCCGACTGGCTCACCCCTCGGGCGTTCAACGGGCAGCTCCCCAAGCAGGTGCGGGTCTGGGCCGCGGCCGACGTTCCGGACGGTTTCCACGCGACCCACGACGCGACCCGCCGAACCTACCGCTATCACCTGTACGCCCCGACCGATCCGGGACTAACTGGTGACGGGTCAACCGGTGCCGGCGTCGCTTCGGAGCCGCCCGCGGTCGCCCCCCTCGTCGACGACGACCGCGTCCGGACGGCGCTCGCTCGGCTCGCCGGCGAACACGATTTCCACAACCTGACGCCGGACGAGACGGGGACGGTGCGGACGGTCGCGACGAAAGCCGACCGCGACGGCGACCTGCTCGTCATCGAGGTCAGCGCGGACGGCTTTCCGCGCGAGTTCGTCAGGCGGCTCGTCACGCTCGTCCGCGCGATCGGAACCGGGGACGCCCCGATTTCGCGGATCGATCGCCTGCTCGCCCCCGAGCCGGCGTCCGGTCCCGACGGGATCGGTCCGGCACCACCGACGCCGCTGGTGCTTTGGGACGTCGAGTACGCTCCACGTGACGCCCCCGATGCCGTCGACCGAACGGAGGGGCCCATCACGTTCGAGTCCGATCCGGAAGCCGTCGCGAGCGCGTGTACCGCCTTCGGCGAAGAACACACGAACGCCCGTCACGCTGCTGCAGCGACCGACGCGCTCCGTCGTCGGGTTGGTTCAGGGGCGTCGAGCGTGCGTCGATCCTGA
- a CDS encoding universal stress protein, producing the protein MYDDILLPVAPDGDTSRAVPHVASLAKHYDARVHVLAVVDTLEQALGDPQLETLTERLETAAHDRVHEAETELSDRGIEVHTHVHRGTPHEAIRTAIEDLDVDLVVMPTHSREGLERILLGSITERIIRQSPVPVVSIPME; encoded by the coding sequence ATGTACGACGACATCCTGTTGCCGGTCGCACCCGACGGCGACACTTCGCGGGCGGTCCCGCACGTCGCGTCGCTGGCGAAGCACTACGACGCCCGCGTCCACGTGCTTGCGGTCGTCGACACCCTCGAGCAGGCCCTCGGCGATCCGCAGCTGGAGACGCTCACCGAACGCCTCGAGACGGCGGCCCACGACCGGGTTCACGAGGCTGAGACCGAACTGAGCGACCGCGGGATCGAGGTCCACACCCACGTCCACCGTGGCACCCCCCACGAGGCGATCCGAACCGCGATCGAGGACCTCGACGTCGATCTCGTGGTGATGCCGACCCACTCCCGTGAGGGCCTCGAACGGATCCTCCTCGGCTCGATCACGGAACGCATCATCCGGCAGTCGCCGGTGCCGGTCGTGTCGATTCCGATGGAGTAA
- a CDS encoding AzlD domain-containing protein — translation MTDHGPIAIWVAIVLIGVATYLIRLSFIHLFGRIDDVPPAVERALRFVPPAVLAGLVAPALISVGPTLEATLLDDRLLAGLVAGAVAWRTEDMFATIGVGMATLWLLRFVVP, via the coding sequence ATGACCGACCACGGTCCGATCGCGATCTGGGTCGCGATCGTCCTCATCGGCGTGGCGACCTACCTGATCCGACTCTCGTTCATTCACCTGTTCGGGCGCATCGACGACGTCCCGCCGGCAGTGGAGCGCGCGCTTCGATTCGTCCCGCCCGCCGTGCTCGCCGGGCTGGTCGCGCCCGCCCTGATATCGGTCGGCCCGACGCTCGAGGCAACGCTCCTCGACGACCGGCTCCTCGCCGGCCTCGTCGCCGGCGCGGTCGCCTGGCGGACCGAGGACATGTTCGCCACGATCGGCGTCGGGATGGCCACGCTGTGGCTCCTCCGGTTCGTCGTTCCCTAG
- a CDS encoding AzlC family ABC transporter permease produces MNADFRAGARDVLPVLLGVVPFAMVVGIAAIDAGLTPLQAIGMSAFVYAGSSQLAAIELLGESAPIAVAVFTAIIINLRMVMYSASIAPHFDDYRRRTRAFLAYFLTDQAYALSLTAYEADAVEDERWYYLGVATPISIVWMVCTALGVVLGSGIPDSWGLSFAVPLVFLAILVPVMKDRPRTVAAIVSGAIAVVLVSAPFNLGLPTGALVGIAAGLLTEAVRNR; encoded by the coding sequence ATGAACGCGGACTTCCGCGCGGGCGCCCGAGACGTGTTGCCCGTCCTCCTCGGCGTCGTTCCCTTCGCGATGGTCGTCGGAATCGCGGCCATCGACGCGGGGTTGACGCCGCTGCAGGCGATCGGGATGTCCGCGTTCGTCTACGCCGGGTCCTCCCAGCTCGCCGCGATCGAGCTGTTGGGGGAGTCGGCCCCGATCGCCGTCGCGGTCTTCACCGCGATCATCATCAACCTCCGAATGGTGATGTACTCGGCGTCGATCGCGCCGCACTTCGACGACTATCGACGCCGCACTCGGGCGTTTCTGGCGTATTTCCTCACCGACCAGGCATACGCGCTCTCGCTGACGGCGTACGAGGCGGACGCGGTCGAGGACGAACGGTGGTACTATCTCGGCGTCGCGACCCCGATCTCGATCGTCTGGATGGTCTGTACCGCCCTCGGCGTCGTCCTCGGATCTGGCATCCCCGACTCGTGGGGGCTCTCGTTCGCCGTTCCGCTGGTCTTCCTCGCGATCCTCGTTCCGGTGATGAAGGACCGACCGCGAACCGTCGCCGCGATCGTCTCGGGCGCCATCGCGGTGGTGCTCGTCAGCGCGCCGTTCAACCTCGGCCTGCCGACCGGCGCGCTCGTGGGGATCGCGGCCGGCCTGCTCACGGAGGCGGTCCGGAACCGATGA
- a CDS encoding ubiquitin-like small modifier protein 1, which produces MELELRFFATFREAAGSKTVHFEVDDGANVGDVLAALEDEYEGLRGNLIDDGALAPQINVLKNGREVLHMQGLDTPLSRDDTLSIFPPVAGGTVDAGGSDADAGGSDADNDGSDAMDRRERSYRGISRRLAAHYLRNLGGTLVDTDDPAEATRVEGDGWTAELSAEPVAVAGSLTLTEVTVGFTGDPAVLDDLIERFSQKAMRAGG; this is translated from the coding sequence ATGGAACTGGAGTTGCGATTCTTCGCGACGTTTCGGGAAGCTGCGGGTTCGAAGACCGTTCACTTCGAGGTCGACGACGGCGCGAACGTCGGGGACGTGCTGGCGGCGCTGGAGGACGAATACGAGGGGCTGCGGGGGAACCTGATCGATGACGGGGCGCTCGCGCCACAGATAAACGTCCTGAAGAACGGTCGCGAGGTGCTACATATGCAGGGACTCGATACGCCGCTCTCGCGGGACGACACGCTCTCGATCTTCCCGCCCGTTGCCGGCGGAACCGTCGATGCTGGTGGGAGCGACGCCGACGCTGGTGGGAGCGACGCCGATAATGACGGAAGCGACGCTATGGACCGCCGCGAGCGGTCGTATCGGGGAATTTCGCGGCGGCTGGCGGCTCACTACCTCCGCAACCTCGGCGGAACCCTCGTCGACACCGACGACCCCGCGGAGGCGACGCGAGTCGAGGGCGACGGTTGGACCGCGGAGCTGTCGGCCGAGCCGGTCGCCGTCGCCGGATCCCTGACGCTCACCGAGGTGACGGTGGGCTTCACCGGCGATCCGGCGGTCCTCGACGATCTGATTGAGCGGTTTTCACAGAAGGCGATGCGGGCGGGCGGATGA
- a CDS encoding fluoride efflux transporter FluC, protein MRRRQLVRHGKAVVLIAIGGALGATLRHAVGAAAGGALFVTLTVNAVGSFGLGLLLFDARADDVLSKRSRYVLGTGFFASFTTYSTFVADVLQTAPGLAVLYVVASYAAGFGGVIASRTVVSAASGGGIRPPTSGDG, encoded by the coding sequence ATGCGACGGAGACAACTCGTTCGTCACGGAAAAGCGGTGGTCCTGATCGCGATCGGCGGAGCCCTCGGGGCAACCCTCCGGCACGCGGTCGGCGCAGCCGCGGGTGGAGCGCTGTTCGTGACGCTGACCGTCAACGCCGTCGGGAGCTTCGGGCTCGGCCTGTTGCTCTTCGACGCTCGGGCGGACGACGTCCTCTCGAAACGGTCGCGGTACGTCCTCGGAACCGGCTTCTTCGCGTCGTTCACCACCTACAGCACGTTCGTCGCCGACGTCTTGCAGACCGCGCCGGGACTCGCGGTCCTGTACGTCGTCGCCAGTTACGCGGCGGGGTTCGGCGGCGTGATCGCGAGCCGAACGGTCGTGTCGGCGGCTTCCGGGGGTGGAATTCGGCCGCCGACGTCGGGTGATGGGTGA
- the crcB gene encoding fluoride efflux transporter CrcB yields MEVLLVSIGGAAGATLRYLVGQLVDGTSFPWATLVVNALGSFVLGAVTVGVSDADALLIVSVGFCGAFTTFSSFSFQTVSLWDRGEKRTAVLNAVGNLVVSLVAFAAAWQLVP; encoded by the coding sequence ATGGAGGTGCTCCTCGTCAGCATCGGTGGCGCCGCGGGGGCGACGCTACGATATCTGGTCGGACAGCTCGTCGACGGAACGTCGTTTCCGTGGGCGACGCTCGTGGTGAACGCCCTCGGGAGCTTCGTTCTCGGAGCGGTGACGGTCGGGGTGAGCGACGCCGACGCACTGCTGATCGTTAGCGTCGGGTTCTGTGGCGCGTTCACGACGTTCTCGTCGTTCAGCTTTCAGACCGTCAGCCTCTGGGACCGGGGCGAGAAGCGGACCGCGGTCCTGAACGCGGTCGGAAACCTCGTCGTCTCGCTGGTCGCGTTCGCGGCCGCGTGGCAGCTCGTCCCGTGA
- a CDS encoding tRNA pseudouridine(54/55) synthase Pus10: MDVLEVAADAVATGPVCDACLGRLVADRSFGLTNAERGRALRTSLALASDEPFEPPEPDDCWVCEGRCTEFDDWAERAAAAVEGVAFDTYNVGTRTPPLIEENGRFLREECGLDPDAGEAFNSEFNREVGKRVGRLTGAEVSFDRPNVQFTIDLDADRVDAKINSAFVYGRYRKLERDIPQTEWPCRECHGSGRAGREPCEHCDGTGYLYEHSVEEYVAPIAEDVMDGTDGVFHGAGREDVDARMLGTGRPFVIEVEEPRRRRIDVERLEADVNAFADGAVEVEGLRLATHEMVERVKGLDASKRYRAFVAFDEAVSLDDLRAAAAELEGATIEQYTPNRVDHRRANLTREREVYDVTVRESLADLPDRPDPAASAPADDAIPDFDPDDPRHAIVDIHGEGGLYIKELVSSDEGRTEPSLAGLLDVEATVLHLDVLAVAGEDEPFADEGYFLDEDS; this comes from the coding sequence ATGGACGTACTCGAGGTCGCCGCCGACGCGGTCGCGACGGGGCCGGTCTGTGACGCCTGTCTCGGCCGGCTCGTCGCCGACCGGAGCTTCGGGCTCACGAACGCCGAACGCGGGCGCGCGCTGCGGACGTCGCTCGCGCTCGCATCGGACGAGCCCTTCGAGCCACCCGAACCGGACGACTGCTGGGTGTGTGAGGGTCGGTGTACCGAGTTCGACGACTGGGCCGAACGCGCGGCGGCCGCCGTCGAGGGGGTCGCGTTCGACACCTACAACGTCGGCACCCGGACCCCGCCGCTGATCGAGGAGAACGGCCGGTTCCTTCGTGAGGAGTGCGGGCTCGACCCCGACGCCGGCGAGGCGTTCAACTCGGAGTTCAATCGCGAGGTCGGCAAACGCGTCGGGCGGCTGACCGGCGCCGAGGTCTCCTTCGACCGCCCGAACGTGCAGTTCACGATCGACCTCGACGCCGACCGGGTCGACGCGAAGATCAACTCCGCGTTCGTCTACGGGCGGTACCGGAAGCTGGAGCGGGACATCCCGCAGACCGAGTGGCCCTGTCGGGAATGTCACGGGTCCGGCCGCGCCGGCCGGGAACCCTGCGAGCATTGTGACGGGACCGGCTACCTCTATGAACACAGCGTCGAGGAGTACGTGGCTCCCATCGCCGAGGACGTGATGGACGGAACCGACGGCGTCTTCCACGGGGCCGGCCGCGAGGACGTCGACGCCCGGATGCTCGGAACCGGCCGGCCGTTCGTCATCGAGGTCGAGGAGCCGCGCCGGCGCCGGATCGACGTCGAGCGCCTCGAGGCGGACGTCAACGCCTTCGCCGACGGGGCCGTCGAGGTCGAGGGGCTTCGGCTCGCCACCCACGAGATGGTCGAGCGCGTCAAGGGGCTCGACGCGTCGAAGCGCTATCGGGCGTTCGTCGCGTTCGATGAGGCCGTCTCCCTCGATGATCTCCGCGCAGCCGCCGCGGAGCTCGAGGGTGCCACGATCGAGCAGTACACCCCGAATCGCGTCGACCATCGACGAGCCAACCTGACGCGCGAGCGCGAGGTGTACGACGTCACCGTTCGCGAGTCGCTCGCGGACCTCCCGGACCGTCCGGATCCCGCGGCCAGCGCCCCGGCTGACGACGCGATCCCTGACTTCGATCCGGATGATCCCCGCCACGCGATCGTCGACATCCACGGCGAGGGTGGCCTCTACATCAAGGAGCTCGTCTCGAGTGACGAGGGCCGCACCGAGCCGAGCCTCGCCGGCCTGCTCGACGTCGAGGCAACGGTGCTCCACCTCGACGTCCTCGCCGTGGCGGGCGAGGACGAGCCGTTCGCCGACGAGGGCTACTTCCTCGACGAGGATTCGTAA
- a CDS encoding nucleotidyltransferase domain-containing protein translates to MPNRKESISLELQYPFPEERVFRYQAMQDVLDVLIDQPYAAYSMSDLATVTGAHKGTISKAVRLLSELEVVETTRDGRTQQVRINRDRLTKPDPILSIPQSEFHHPIRAFLQRIRDEVDELVGAVLFGSVARGEADRASDIDLLVIVDDDKTVARRTIQAIVSDLEDQRFEGNRYTFQPLVESTDSVRRIGDQLRPQFEAGITLIGSDQLSELRKGVYTDE, encoded by the coding sequence ATGCCTAATAGGAAAGAGTCGATCTCGCTGGAGTTGCAGTATCCGTTTCCGGAGGAACGGGTGTTCCGATACCAGGCAATGCAGGACGTTCTCGACGTGCTCATCGACCAACCGTATGCGGCGTACTCGATGAGCGATCTCGCGACCGTCACGGGGGCACACAAAGGAACGATCTCGAAGGCGGTTCGGCTGCTGTCCGAGCTCGAGGTCGTCGAGACGACACGGGACGGGCGGACCCAGCAGGTCCGGATCAACCGTGACCGGCTCACGAAACCGGACCCGATTCTCTCGATCCCGCAAAGCGAGTTTCACCATCCAATTCGAGCATTCCTGCAACGAATCCGGGACGAGGTGGACGAGTTGGTCGGAGCCGTCCTGTTCGGCAGCGTCGCTCGGGGGGAGGCGGACAGGGCCAGCGACATCGATCTGTTAGTGATCGTCGACGACGACAAGACGGTAGCTCGTCGGACTATCCAGGCGATCGTCAGCGATCTCGAGGATCAACGGTTCGAGGGGAATCGATACACGTTCCAGCCGCTCGTCGAATCGACTGACAGCGTTCGACGAATCGGCGATCAGCTTCGTCCCCAGTTCGAGGCCGGGATCACGCTGATCGGCTCCGACCAGCTCTCCGAGCTTCGGAAAGGGGTGTACACGGATGAATGA